AACAAACGATTCCTTCCATCTATGCGGGAAATCTGACGTTTCTAAAgacaaagtaaaaagtttgtgCAATGGTCTACACAAAGTCTCAGCGCAATACTTGAGCACACATCCAGGGACTCCGCCAGGACCCGGAGAGTAGACTGGTTTGACTCCTTGCAAATCTAAAAGAAGTGAGCTTTCACTTATAactggacaaaaaataaagtttgatttaGGCATCTGACGGACTTGTTGTTGAATAGGTGGTTTGGAAAAACTGTGCAAAAAGATCGGCTATGGCCTGATCTGTGTCTGCGGcagaattttcaaatttaagggTTGATGGGTAACTTGAAGATTTACGCTTAgtgttaacaaaattataaaactgttttggATCCTGTGTAAACTGCGTCTTACAACAAGCTATTTAGTTTTTGGAACACTGAGCGTTAAGCACGGTAAAATCCGACCGAGCACTTAAGTATCGGGAAAAGGCAGCTTGTGATCCGGAAGCTCTAAACTTTTTGTACAGTCCAGACTTCACATTTTTAAGTCGTGACAACTCTGTACTAAACCACGGAGGTTGGCTAGAAATTTTAGGATAATACGTAGGAACGCATGTATCAAAAACTGCGTTtaatacattataaaatatattaacagcTTCAGTCATATTAGTACATAAGTACAGATTAGACCAATCCGAGCAAGCGATAAGGCTACTGATAAGTGCAAAGTTTGCTCTACGAAAGCAGATATTTCGAATAATTTTGTACCCGTGTCAACAGTCAGCTCCAGcgttgttttttgatttttggttgttgtaGTAACTTCTCACTTTTATCCCCTCTTCATATGGGGGAGCATGCTTTTCCACCACCATCCCTTCCCTCGCAGTCATCCCTTTGAGAAGATTAGTTAGAAAATGCTAAGTTTGTTAGAAACCGAGTAGACAACAACCTGGTTGCTAGGACACGGTTCACATTCACCCCTCCCTCGCCATCAAATATTCAATGGAATCAACCAATGAAAATAATGCAagtctaattttttatattaaatttaaggaaaatattgtCTTCAACCAATCAATTCGTTGCAACTCTAATttcttatataaaatttaaggaaaatattttcatcaacCAATCAaaactttgaattttttaatttacaaactaAAGTTTAAGTTCATACTAAAAATCTATTCTCAAAGTTATATTTAAGTCAGATTTTCGCTAAATTCATATCAGTGTATTCAAATTTCTTGAAGTGAACTACTCTTTTTACTAGTTTCGAAAAATAGTAAAGTGATTGTTTATGGGGAAAACAACGAATATGCCACCCTTATTTtagtaacaaataaaaacgcaCGAATAGGTtctattatatgtatatcatTTATTCGGAGCGGCAAACGGACTGAGTCTTAAAGCTTGGCTCCACGctcttaatatatatatgcaggCCTACAAAGTAGTCGCTGAATAGATAAGCGACAGCTTTAGAAGAATGAGAGAGACGGCGACAAAAGATAAGCAAAGAGCGCTGCAGGTGCCGTCGTACACCTATGCGCGCATGACTAGGAGCTGGCGCTCTGCTCCGAACATACTCCCCCCGTTGGAAGAGGTAAGGTTCCAACTATCTCGGAATCGATGGGCAGAACGGCTAGTTTGGCGACGGCTCGCTTGATCAGACTCGTAGCTACACGGACCATAGCTACTCTGATGACTCCGTCCCCGCCGGGTATGACTTCCTCGATGCGCCCAAGCTGCCATCTCAAGGGTGGAACGTTGTCCTCCTTCAGCAAAACTATACTTCCAACCTTGATGTTAGACGTTTCGACGCGCCACTTGCTTCTCTCTTGCAGAAGGAGTAAATACTCGCTGCTCCATCTTTTCCAGAAATGTTGCTGCATCTGAGTCACACTGAGTCAAATGCGCCGGTGTTAGCACCTCAAGGTTTTCAGCATTTTCTGAAATTGGACAGAGTGGACGTGAGTTAAGGATGGCAGAAATTTCATATGCAAGAGTTCTTAATTCATCGATGGCTAAGACGGATGCACCGACGACTCTGTAGAAGTGAAATTTAGCTGATTTCACAGCAACCTCCCATAAGCCACCGAAGTGCGGGGCACGCGGAGGGATGAACTTTCAATCGATCCCACCAGCTAAACAGCCTGAAGATATCGATGTTGTGTGGTGCTCGCTCAAAAAGAGCTCTTTCAGCTCGGCAAGCTCGCTCTTTGCACCGACAAAGTTGGTAACATTGTCGCTCCAAATGGTACGAGGACTGCCTCTAAGGCTGATGAATCTCCTCAGCGCTGCGATGAAAGAACCCGTAGTGAGATCCTGGACCACTTCCAAATGAGGGGCCTTCGTGGAAAAGCAGACAAAGACGGCGATATAGCACTTGTGGGGTGCCTTATTTCTGACCTCTGCCTTATGATAGAATGGCCCACAATAGTCCACTCCTGTGGTATGAAAGGCCGGATTGGGCTGCACTCTATTTGCTGGCAGGCTACCCTTGACGTGCTCCCAAGTAATAGGCTTCATTCTGAAACATCGGACGCATTTGTTGATAACGCTGGCGACGAATTTGCGGCCTCTTATACTTTcctgttttgtgttttttgcg
The genomic region above belongs to Drosophila takahashii strain IR98-3 E-12201 chromosome 2L, DtakHiC1v2, whole genome shotgun sequence and contains:
- the LOC138914923 gene encoding uncharacterized protein; its protein translation is MKPITWEHVKGSLPANRVQPNPAFHTTGVDYCGPFYHKAEVRNKAPHKCYIAVFVCFSTKAPHLEVVQDLTTGSFIAALRRFISLRGSPRTIWSDNVTNFVGAKSELAELKELFLSEHHTTSISSGCLAGGID